The genomic DNA TTTGGAGGCATTGCTACTGGTAATAACCAAGCTACTTTTCTTGGGGCGCTAGGTTTAGCAATCGGAATAGGTATACAAAACATTCCTGAAGGTGCCGCTTTGTCTATGCCAATTAGAGCTGCGGGCGCGTCTCGTTGGAAATCGTTTAATTATGGTCAAGCATCTGCGATTGTAGAACCTATATTTGCAACGATAGGTGCTGCTTTAATTTTATTTATTACACCTGTCTTACCATATGCTTTAGCTTTCGCAGCTGGAGCGATGATATTTGTTGTAGTGGAAGAACTCATTCCAGATTCTCAATCAGGAAATAATACAGATTTAGCAACATTAAGCTTAATGCTTGGATTTACGATAATGATGATTTTAGATGTTGCGCTCGGTTAATATTTTTTTATTTATATTGATTTGAAAGCAAAATCAGTCTGGGATATTATTTCCAGAGAAATAGTAGAGCCTAGGACATAATTCCTAACAAAATAGCCAGTACATGAGTTTTTAAAAATTCATTTACTGGCTTCTTTATTTACAATACTTCGTATTGTTGTCACGCTTGCCCAACTTACTTTACTTGTAGAAACTGATTAACTCAGTTCCTCTGTGTTGGGGCCCTTGTTAGGCGACAGCTTCTAAAGTAGTTCTTAAATGGATTTTCATTTTACTAAAGTTGAGATGCTTGCCTAGGGGGGGCTGGGTTGTAAAGAAATTCTTAGATGAACATTTACTCAATTTGTTGAATGTAATCAACATAACTATAAAAAAAGACAATTCCTATATATTTCAATAGAAATTGTCTTTTTCATTTGTCCGGGGACTTGATGTCCTAGACTTTTTTATGACTATTTTTGGTTACCTTTTGGTCCCGTTTTATAGTCATATTTAGATGGATTTACTTTTTTGAAATCAGGATTTTTATAGAATCTGAATAAGTCACCGTTTAAGACGTTGTCACTCATTTCTAAATCTTTTTCAACCTGCTTCTTATTTTTCTCTAAATCTTTTGGTTGTGTTTCTAATAATTCATTTGTTTTATTAGAATACGCTTTACCATTTACATATTTATAATCTTTCGTAATAAAGTCACCATTTCTGAATGGAATCACATCATTGTGATCTTTAGATAACATGTCTGTACCAAACATTAAGTAATTCTTAGAATCAATACCAACTAAATGTAAGATTGTAGGCATTACATCCATTTGACCAGCATATGTTTTATCTACTGTACCTTTTTTACCAGGAATTTTTAGCCAGAAACCAGTACGGTTTAAGTCAGTAAATTTCGCTGGTGTGATTTTTTCACCTAATAATTTTTCCATTGCATTATTATGGTTCTCAGAAATACCATAATGGTCACCATAAATCATAATTACTGAATTATCATATAGACCTTTCTTCTTAAGATCAGTAATATATTCTTCTAAAGCTTGGTCTAAATAATGTGCAGTTTGAATGTAACCATCAACAGTTGAATCACCAGTATTTGGTTTATCAATATCTGCATCTTTAGAATCCAATGTAAATGGATAATGGTTTGTCAATGTAATTAAGTGTGAGTAAAACGGTTGTTTCATTTTAGCTTGATAATCCGCAGATGCTTTAAAGAATGGTTTATCTTTTAAACCTAAGTTAACAATATTATCGTCAGACATATCATAGTATGTTGCATCATAGAATTTATCAATACCAAAGTGTTTATAGATTTGGTCACGATTCCAGAACGTTTTATAGTCACCGTGCATTACATTAGATGTATAACCTTCTTTTTGGTCTAAAATAGCAGGTAATGATTGATAAGTGTTATCGCCTTTTAATGAGTAAGCAGACCCTTGTGGTAATCCATAAAGACTGTTATCCATTGTAAATTCGGCGTCAGATGTTTTACCTTGTCCAGTTTGATGGAAGAAGTTTGGATAATATCTGAAATCATCATTACCAGTAGATAATTTGTTTAAGAACGGTGTAACTTCTTTACCATTTACTTTTTTATTAATTAAGAAAGTTTGGAAGCTTTCCAAATGAATTTTAATGATGTTTTTCTTCTTAGCTACACCATAATATTCTGGATTTGGTTTTGTATTTTTTTGTTTTGTATAATTCAATACTTTCGTTAAATCATCTTCAGAAGCCAATGCTTTTTGTTGATTGTTTTGAATCGTTTTAACGCCATCATAAACTGTGAAGTTATATGGACCTAAATATTTAACTAAATATTTATGGTCAAACGTACGTGTTAACAATTCAGGACGATCTGTTTCAGCAAACGCTAAGTTTAAGAAGAATAAAGCTACGGCAGCCGCCATGACTACAGGTACAAATTTCTTACTGAATACACGTTTATCTAACCAACTACCTTTAAAAATTAAGATAAATAGATAAACAATTGTATCTATAAAGTAAACAAAGTCATACCATTTGAATGATGCCCCGACAGCACCACCCATAGATTCAACGTTTCCTGCTTGATTTAAAGTACTAAATGTCAAAAAGTCTGAGAAGAATCTAAAATACACTACGTTTGCGTAAAGCAAAAATGTAAGTATAAATCCTCCAATAAAGATGAACCAATAGGCTTTTTTACCTTTAAAGAATAAGAACACGCTTAAAACAAGTGCAATTAAACTATATGGATTCATCAGCAGTATTAAGTTTTGAACTAGTCCTTTAACACCCAAAGAAAAATCAACATAGTATGAAAAATACGTCTTTAGTGTGACTGTAAATACAGTTAATAAGAAAAACGCAAAAAGACTTATTTTCTTTTTGTGTAAACTCATGTATGTTTCCTCCGTTTATAGTTATTCAACTTTGAAGAAATGTTAAAGACTCTTTAAGACTTAAACACTCACTCAAATATGGCCGTTATGCAAGTACTAACTAATTTCATTTATACTAATTTTATTTAAATTATTGAGAATATGTCACGCATACAAACACATGATGCCTTTCGCTCTCGAATCGTACATGCTCCCAATTATCAGAACATTCGAGAACTTCTCTATGTATATTAGGTTGGATGCTATTCTTTATGATTATTAATCATTTGTTAAGAATTACTGAACTTTGTAATGTTATTGTAATAATGCTCCATAGTTCAATATATAAATATATAGTATTTTTACTCATTTATCAAGAAAAAGCATCTTGCATAGTGAATAACTAAATTGTTTTTCATTATAAGTAACTTTGATTTATAAACTGATTTATATATTATAGCGATTTAAGTCTTATAATTAATCAGACTATAGTCTGACAAGTTGTAATATTATACTTTTTATCTTCTAAACCATAATAGGTCTCTTTAATTATTTTAACATCTCTAACTGCATTCTAAATTCAATCGCATGGAATAGTTGATTCATCCAATTACTAAATTTGACTACGTTTTCTTCGGCAGTTTCGATATCAATAAACTG from Staphylococcus taiwanensis includes the following:
- the ltaS gene encoding polyglycerol-phosphate lipoteichoic acid synthase LtaS, which produces MSLHKKKISLFAFFLLTVFTVTLKTYFSYYVDFSLGVKGLVQNLILLMNPYSLIALVLSVFLFFKGKKAYWFIFIGGFILTFLLYANVVYFRFFSDFLTFSTLNQAGNVESMGGAVGASFKWYDFVYFIDTIVYLFILIFKGSWLDKRVFSKKFVPVVMAAAVALFFLNLAFAETDRPELLTRTFDHKYLVKYLGPYNFTVYDGVKTIQNNQQKALASEDDLTKVLNYTKQKNTKPNPEYYGVAKKKNIIKIHLESFQTFLINKKVNGKEVTPFLNKLSTGNDDFRYYPNFFHQTGQGKTSDAEFTMDNSLYGLPQGSAYSLKGDNTYQSLPAILDQKEGYTSNVMHGDYKTFWNRDQIYKHFGIDKFYDATYYDMSDDNIVNLGLKDKPFFKASADYQAKMKQPFYSHLITLTNHYPFTLDSKDADIDKPNTGDSTVDGYIQTAHYLDQALEEYITDLKKKGLYDNSVIMIYGDHYGISENHNNAMEKLLGEKITPAKFTDLNRTGFWLKIPGKKGTVDKTYAGQMDVMPTILHLVGIDSKNYLMFGTDMLSKDHNDVIPFRNGDFITKDYKYVNGKAYSNKTNELLETQPKDLEKNKKQVEKDLEMSDNVLNGDLFRFYKNPDFKKVNPSKYDYKTGPKGNQK